CGTGCCGATGAAGTTGCTTTGGTGGGTTTTGACCGGATCGTCGACAGAAGCCTGCACCGAGGCCACGGCAGCCAGGTGCGTCACCGCCTGACACCCCATGGCGGCGCGCGCGACAAGAGCCGCATCAGCCACATCGCCTTCAATCAGTTCAACGCGCGGATTATCCAGCGGCAGGTTGCTGCGCTTGCCGGAAGACAGGTCGTCCAGAATCCTGACCGCATAGCCCTTGGCGAGCAACGCATCGACCAGATGAGAACCAATGAAACCGGCGCCGCCGGTGATTAAGACAGGTGCATCAGACATGGCGGTAATAGCGGTCCAATAAGTTCGGCAGACCGGCACGCCAGGCGCGCGGCTTGATGCCAAAGGTATGAAGGATTTTCTTGCAGGCCAGTACGGCGTTTTGTGGCTCTTGGGCGGCGTCGGCCTGAGCCGCATGCGCTTGAGCTGTCGGCGCTTCGATGGCCAGTGGGTGCATCAGGCGGGCTTCGGTGAGGACCGCTTGCCCCAGCGCCAGTGGCGTTGTCGCCTCATGCCCGGCGTAGTGATAAGTGCCCCACAGCGGAGCCGCGCAATCGAGTTGCTTGAGCACCGAAATGATGACCCGGGCCGCGTCGTCTACGGGAGTCGGATTGCCGCGACGATCATCGGCCATCAGCAAAGGCTCGGGTGATCGCGCAAGGGTCAGGAAACGACCCAGCACGCCATCGACACTGTCGTCTAGCAACCAGCCGAAACGCAAAAGCACATGTTGCGGACAGGTCGCGCGCACGCTTTGCTCCATTCGCCACAACGCCTGGCCTCTGGAACCCAGCGGCACGGGCTCGTCTTTTTCGCTGTAGGCAGTCGCTCGCGAACCATCGAAGACGCGATAGCTGGAAGGTTGCACGAGGACAATATTGTGATGCTGGCAGAGTTCGGACAGGCGCTCGACCGAGCGCTCCTGACTGTCCAGCCGATCCGCGCTCACGCTCTGCGCCTGGAACCAGTCGAAGTAGTAGGCAAGGTTTATCAGGGCGTCCGGACGGGTGTCATCGAGCAGTTGCGTCAGGCTTGCCGCATCCCAACCGTCTTGCGGTGGACGCGGTGCAAGGAAGCCAATGCCCTCCTCGGCACCCAGACGAATCAACGCCTGCCCAAGGGCATTCCCGCCGCCCAACAGCATAAGGCGCATTCGCATAAAGTCAGTTGGCTCAGTCTCAGAATTCGGTTGAAAAAATAGATCAAAAACGCTCGCAAACATAACACGTCGCGTGTTTTCCCCCAACAAGGGGCTGAGCACTTATTGGAGCGAGGCTTGGCCGCGAAGTCGCCACCTCGATTCGCCTGACACATGGCATTAATAGCTTGGCGGGCAAGCCTCGCCCCAACAGGGTGGGAGATGTCTATTGGTGAGGGCTCGCCGATCACCGGCGCTTGCATCTGCAACCTGACGCCCTCATAAATCCGGACATGAACCTACCCCACCAGCCGGACCCGGCGCTCAGTGATTTTCACCCTGCTGTCAGCGCCTGGTTTCGGGAATCCTTCCCCGCCGTCACACCCGCGCAAGCGCAAGCCTGGCCGCTGATCAAACAGCGCATGTCCACGCTGATTGCAGCGCCGACCGGCTCGGGGAAAACCTTGACGGCGTTTCTGGCGGTGATCGACGACCTCGTTCATCAAGGCCTTGAACAAGGTGGCGCGTTGCCTGACCAGACGTTCGTGGTGTACGTCTCGCCGCTCAAGGCACTGTCCAATGACATCCAGATCAACCTGCAAAATCCGCTTGCCGGAATCACCCGACAACTGAAATCAATGGGCCTGCCGGAACTGCGCATCAGCACCGCCGTGCGCACCGGCGACACGATTCAGAAAGACCGCACGGCGATGCGTAAAACTGCGCCGCACATTCTGGTGACAACCCCCGAGTCTCTGTATGTGTTGCTCGGCTCCGACTCGGGCCGACGCATGTTGTCGACTACCAGCACCGTGATCGTCGACGAAATCCATGCCATCGCCGCCAGCAAGCGCGGCAGTCACCTGGCCTTGAGCCTTGAGCGTTTGCAGGCGCTTTGCAGCGCATCGCTGTTGCGCATCGGGTTGTCGGCGACGCAAAAGCCCATCGAGCGTGTGTCGCGGTTTCTGGTCGGCAGCGACCCGGTCGAACGCCCATGCGCCATTGTCGACATCGGTCACGCACGCCCTCGGGATCTTGCGATTGAAGTCCCGCCCGTCGCGCTGACGGCGATCATGGCCAATGACGTCTGGGAATTGGTTTACGACCGTCTTGCCGATCTCGCTCGCAACCACCGCACCACGCTGATCTTCGTCAACACCCGGCGTATGGCTGAACGCATGGCGCGGCACCTGAGCGAACGCCTTGGCAAGCTGGCGGTGGCCGCGCACCACGGCAGCCTCGCCAAGGAACAACGGCTGGACGCCGAGCAACGGCTCAAGCGGGGCGATCTGCAAGTGCTGATTGCCACCGCATCGCTGGAGTTGGGGATTGATATCGGCGATGTCGACCTGGTCTGTCAGATCGGCTCGCCCCGCTCGATCGCCTCGTTTTTGCAACGTGTCGGGCGCTCGGGCCATCAGGTCGGTGGCACGCCCAAGGGACGTTTGTTTGCAACGTCCCGGGATGACCTCATCGAATGCACGGCGCTACTCGATTGCGTGAGGCGCGGCGAACTGGACACGCTGTTGATTCCCGAGGCGCCGCTGGATGTCCTTGCTCAGCAGATCATTGCCGAGGTCAGTTGCCAGGAATGGCATGAGGACGCGTTGCTGGAGATGTTTCGCCGGGCCTCGCCTTATGCCCACGTCAACGAAGACCACTATCAGGCGCTGCTGCGCATGCTGGCCGAAGGTTATACCGGCCGCCAGGGTGTGCGCGGCGCGTACCTGCACCGCGACGCGATCACCCGCACCTTGCGCGGACGGCGCGGCAGCAAGCTGACGGCAGTGACCAGCGGCGGCACGATCCCGGACAACGCCGACTACAGCGTGATCCTCGAACCCCAGGCGCTGAACATCGGCACGGTCAATGAAGATTTCGCGGTGGAGAGCCTCGCGGGAGACGTCTTTCAGCTCGGCAATAACTCCTACCGCATTCTGCGTATCGAGTCGGGTCGCGTGCGGGTTGAGGACGCGCAAGGAATGCCGCCGAACATACCGTTCTGGATGGGGGAAGCGCCCGGACGCAGCGCCGAATTGTCATTCGCCGTCGCACGTCTTCAAGAACATCTGGGCGCGCTGATGACCGAGCATCCCGGCGAGCTGTCACGGTGTACGGAGTGGCTGATGGACACCCTGGGCCTGGATTACGCCAGCGCCGATCAGATCGTCGAGTACCTGGCACGAGCGCACGCCGTGCTGGGCGCCCTGCCCTCACAGAACACGTTGGTGATGGAGCGCTTTTTCGACGAGTCGGGCGGCACGCAACTGGTGATTCACACGCCGTTTGGCAGCCGGATCAACCGTGCGTGGGGCCTGGCCTTGCGCAAGCGGTTTTGCCGAACGTTCAATTTCGAGCTGCAAGCCGCTGCCAGTGAGGACGCGATTGTGCTGTCGCTGTCCACCAGCCACAGCTTTGCGCTGGAAGAGGTCTGGCGCTATTTAAACGCCAACACCGCCGAACATTTGCTGATTCAGGCGGTGCTCGATGCGCCGTTGTTCGGTGTGCGCTGGCGCTGGAATGCCGGTGTTGCCCTTGCCCTGCCGCGCTATACCGGGGGGCGCAAAGTCGCTCCGCAGTTGCAACGCATGAAAAGCGAAGACCTGATCGCCACGGTGTTTCCGGAGCAGATCGCATGCCTGGAGAACCTCGTGGGTGAACGCGAGGTTCCCGATCACCCTCTGGTCCAGCAAACCCTCGACGATTGCCTGCACGAGGCGATGGACGCCGAAGGTTGGCTGACGTTGCTGCGGCGCATGGAGAGCGGTGATGTGCGGCTGGTCAGTCGGGATTTGCCTGCTCCCTCGCCGCTGGCCGCAGAGATTCTCAGCGCCCGCCCTTACGCATTTCTCGACGACGCGCCGCTGGAGGAGCGCCGTACGCAAGCGGTGCTCAATCGGCGCTGGAGCGATCAGCAATCCTCGGACGACCTGGGCGCTCTGGATGCCGAGGCGATCACCGCTGTTGAGCAGGAAGCGTGGCCACAGCCGCAAAACCCGGACGAGATGCACGAAGCGCTGATGACCCTCGGCTGTATCAGCGGGACCGAGGCGCGGGCGCAACAGGGCTGGATGAAATGGCTTGAGGCCTTGGCGAAGTCAGGTCGCGCAACCCGTTTGCAGGTGACGCCTGAGCATGCACTGTGGATCGCGCTTGAGCGCCTGAGCTGCCTTCAAGCGCTTTACCCCAGCGCCGAGATGCATCCGCCGCTGGCCGCGCTTGCAGGCTTTGATGATCAATGGACGCCGGACGAAGCTGCCGTCGAAATCGTTCGCGCGCGGCTGAGTGGATTCGGCCCGTTGACGTTGCCAGCCATCGGCGATCCCCTGGCGATGCCTGACAACCTTGTGGCTCAGGCGCTGGCAAGTCTGGAGTCTGAAGGCTACGTGCTGCGTGGCCGTTTCAGCCCCGGCACCGTCGACGATCAGTGGTGCGAGCGGCATTTGCTGTCACGCATCCATCGCTACACAGTCAAGCGACTGCGCCGGGAAATCGAGCCGGTGTCGTTGCAGGACTTCATGCGGTTTCTGTTCGAGTGGCAGCACGTGTCGAGCAGTACGCAAAGCCAAGGCCGGGCGGCGCTGCCAGAGGTGCTTGATCAACTGGAAGGGTTTTCAGCGGCAGCGGGCTCGTGGGACAGCGACATCTTGCCTGCGCGCTTGAAGGACTATTCGCAAAGCTGGCTGGACGATGCGTGCCGCTCGGGCAAATGGGTGTGGATGCGTTTGACGGCACGCAGCAAAGTCGGCGCCGCGGCGTTGCGCAGCACACCGATTGTGTTGTTGCCGCGCACCCAGGTGAGCCTCTGGAGTGGATTGACCGACCAACCCGCGCCAACCGAACTGTCGTTGCGTGCGCAGAAGGTCCACGACACGTTGACTGAACACGGCGCAATGTTTTTTGACGAACTGACCGCCGAAGCCCGTTTGCTGCGAACAGAGCTGGAAAATGCCCTTCAGGAACTGGTCGGTGCGGGCCTGGTGAACGCTGACAGCTTCGCCGGTTTGCGTGCGCTGATTACGCCTGCGAGCAAGCGTTCGGCCCATACCAGCCGCCGCAATCGGGGCGCCTTCATTGGCGGGATGGACGACGCCGGACGCTGGGCGCTGTTGCGTCGGTCCGCCACGCCGCAGGTGATCGACTCAAAACGCGCGCCGCCGACAGACCCGGCAACGCTGGAACACATTGCCATGACCTTGCTGCGTCGCTACGGCGTGGTGTTCTGGCGGGTATTGGAGCGCGAGCCCGATTGGCTGCCCAGCTGGCGGGAGCTGCTGAGGACGTTTCATCGCCTGGAAGCCCGAGGGGTGATTCGTGGCGGGCGTTTTGTCAGTGGTCTGGCGGGCGAGCAATTTGCGCTGCCTGAAGCCATTCCTGTGCTGCGTGAAATACGCAAGACAGCACCGGACGGCAGCCTTGTCAGCATCAGCGGCGCGGACCCTTTGAATCTGGCGGGCACGCTGCTGCCCGGCGCCAAGGTGCCAGCGCTGGTGGGCAATCGGTTGGTGTATCGGGATGGCATTCCAGCGGCGGCAATTATTGCCGGCAAGCCCCAGTACTGGCTGGAGCTTGATCAATTGGCGATGGCGCAGGTCAGAGACCGATTGTTGCGGTAGAGCAATTTTTCGATCCGCTTCTGCAGAATCTTTTCATACCGGGGTTTCAGAGCCATCTTTATTGATCAGCGTGGCTTTGCCCGTTAGCGGTTGCTGTTCGGCGCCCTCTTCAACCGGCGGCGTGTTGCCGTTGTGCGGGCTCATCACCAGCTGTGGATAAGTTTGCGCAAAACGAACGTCGCTGGACTTATCCACAAGCCGTTTGAGGCGATCGTTGAATGCACGGCTAACGGCGTACTGCCCGCCGGACGAAGTACGGAACTGCGCCGTAATCACGATCCCGTTCATGTCCATCCGATCCAGACCGAAAACTTCCAGCGGTCCTTGCAGCTTGCCCTTGAGCAGCAGGTCGTCGCTGATCGCTTGTCCTGCCTCACGAATCAACGAGGTCGCCGAATCGACGTCGGAATCGTAGGTGAACTGGAACGAAAAGAACGCATACGCAAACTGACGGGACTGGTTGGTGACCGCCTTGATCTGACCAAACGGCACCGAATGCACAAACCCTTTGCCATCACGCAAGCGCAGCGTGCGGATGGTCAGGCTCTCGACCGTGCCCGCGTGCCCGGAATCCAGCACCACCCAGTCGCCAATCGAAATGGTGTCTTCGATGATGATGAACAGACCGGTGATCACATCCTGCACCAACTGCTGCGAACCGAAGCCGATAGCCAGACCCACCACACCCGCACCCGCCAGCAATGGCGCGACGTTGATCCCCAGATTGGCCATGGTCGTGATCGCGCAAATCACCACCAGCACGATCTTGATGGCATTGCGCAGCAGCGGCAGGATGGTTTTGACCCGCGTGCTGGGCTGACGGCCCGAGCGACTGTTGATCGGCGGCTTCAGCGCTTCCTGAATCGCCGTGTCCATGACGACCCACAGCAGCCACGTCACCAGGAAAATCAGGCCGATGCTGCTCAGAGAATCGCTGATGACCTTGCCCAGGGCGTTGCGCTGTGCGAATTCAAACAGCGAAAACCCCCAGATCCGCCCCAGCAGCTCGATGAATCCCACCGCCAGGCCAATGCGCATCAACGCATGCACCAGGCTCAACAGCCGCTGCTTGTAAGCATGTTCGACGCGCGCTTCGTTCGGTTTGAACATGTGCTGAAACAACGTACTCAGGAACACTGTCGAGATCAGCAATACGGTTGTCAGCAGCGCGCAACGCAATGCCTTCTGACTGTCTTCGCCGGCACCGATCAGGTTCACCGCCGACACCAGAATCATCAGCAGAATCGGCCAGTGCCAGAGGCTGGAAAATATCTTCAGGGTTTCCTGCAACGCGGGGCGTGAGATCCGGCTTGCCAGCGGTCGATTGCGGATCAGATGCGCGACCGGTCGCCGGACACGAAGCACCAGCATGCAGAACACTGCGGACGCGAACAGCCCGGTAAAGACCGCGACGCTGGTGGTGACGTTGCTGCCGATTTGTCTGGCGATCTGTGGGCTGGTTAGCGCATCGCTGAGCGCCGCAAGAAAACCCACGACAAACAGAGGTCGGGGGCTCAATCGCCGAATCAAGGCCACGGCCGCGCGCTTGTGACCGCTGTTGAACAACACGATCACGCACAAAATGATGGAGGTCGAAAAAATACCGCTGCTGGTTGAATACGCCAGGCATAACGCCAGCGCCCGGCCGGCTGACAGCGGCAGGAAGTGGCTGACGTAAAGCGTCAGCGGCAGGCAGATAACAGCAGGAATGGTGAAAGGAATCAGATAACCCAATACGCCTCGCACCCGCTCGCGCTTGAGCAGGTAGCGATGCCTATTGAGACGTCCGACGATCAGCTTGCCCAGCATGTACAGCAGAGCAAAGGCGCCCATCCACACCGCCGACAGCATCAGAAAGTCGCCCGCAACGCTCCATTTGGATCTCGACGACGGTTTGTTGACCAGCTTGTCGAGTTCATCTGCAGCACGGTCTGCGCGCAGCCGCCAGGAATCAAAAAGGTGCTCGTCAATGTCAAGTTTGGATTGCACGTCGTCGATGCTGGAGCTGATCGCGCCCAGCAAACCGCCCTGGACGAGTATTTCCGGTTTGTCAGGTTCGGCGGGAGTTGAGGGATCAGCAGGCTCTGCGGAAGGTGTCGATGAGGAGGCAGGCGCTGCGGCGGCGGGTGCATCAGCGGCTTGAACGTTGAAACTGCCGGCAAAAAATACAATGCACAGCAACATGACGGTTTTGAAGTTCGACAAAACGCTGATTACTCCTCGTTCGCGGATGATGGACGGCTAACTTGATCCCTACAGGAACTGATCGGATTTAGCCCTGCAAGTTCGGTTTTTGCTTCCCCTCTGGCCCGGAATGGTTCCCTTCGTTGTTTGCTTTAAGCTTCATAAAACGTAACGAACCTTTACCGTGGCCCCTCGTCACAGCTTTATGAGGGGGCCTGTTACGGGCGCGCCCGCGCTTCGAGGCAAGATGCTCATGACACTTATCCATCCCAAAGCCCACTTTCGTCCTTACACGTCTGCGTCGGGCGGCTGGGGGTCTGCCAAATCGGTGATGGAGATTCTGTGGCGCGAGCAAACGCTGATCCGCTCCACCCTACCGCTGATCAAGCAAAACAAGCATGGTGGTTTCGCGTGTGTCAGTTGCGCCTGGGCCAAGCCTGGCAAACCTAATCATCTGGAGTTCTGCGAAAACGGCGCGAAGGCGACGGCGTGGGAACTGACCTCGCTCAAGACCAGCCCAGCCTTTTTCGCCAGTCATTCTGTGAGCGAGTTGTTGCAATGGTCCGATTACGACCTGGAACAACACGGTCGCCTGACCCATCCGTTGCGCTACGACCCGGTCACTGATCACTACCGTGAAACCTCGTGGGCCGAAGCCTGGCGTGACATCGGCGCGCAGTTGCGGGGACTTGAACCAGACAGCGTGGCGTTTTACGCGTCTGGCCGCGCGTCGCTGGAAACCTCGTTCATGTACCAACTGTTCGCGCGGGCCTATGGCACGAACAATCTGCCGGACAGCTCGAACATGTGCCACGAAAGCACCTCTGTCGGCCTGCAGGAAAGTATCGGCGTGCCAGTCGGGACCGTCACGCTGGACGATTTCGAGCACACGGACTGCATCCTGTTTTTTGGTCAGAACGTAGGCAGCAACAGTCCGCGCATGCTGCATCCGTTGCAGGAAGCCCGTAAACGCAACGTGCCGATCATCACCTTCAATCCCATCCGCGAGCGAGGGCTGGAGCGTTTCGTCAATCCGCAATCGCCGGTAGAAATGCTC
The DNA window shown above is from Pseudomonas sp. BSw22131 and carries:
- a CDS encoding mechanosensitive ion channel family protein, which encodes MLLCIVFFAGSFNVQAADAPAAAAPASSSTPSAEPADPSTPAEPDKPEILVQGGLLGAISSSIDDVQSKLDIDEHLFDSWRLRADRAADELDKLVNKPSSRSKWSVAGDFLMLSAVWMGAFALLYMLGKLIVGRLNRHRYLLKRERVRGVLGYLIPFTIPAVICLPLTLYVSHFLPLSAGRALALCLAYSTSSGIFSTSIILCVIVLFNSGHKRAAVALIRRLSPRPLFVVGFLAALSDALTSPQIARQIGSNVTTSVAVFTGLFASAVFCMLVLRVRRPVAHLIRNRPLASRISRPALQETLKIFSSLWHWPILLMILVSAVNLIGAGEDSQKALRCALLTTVLLISTVFLSTLFQHMFKPNEARVEHAYKQRLLSLVHALMRIGLAVGFIELLGRIWGFSLFEFAQRNALGKVISDSLSSIGLIFLVTWLLWVVMDTAIQEALKPPINSRSGRQPSTRVKTILPLLRNAIKIVLVVICAITTMANLGINVAPLLAGAGVVGLAIGFGSQQLVQDVITGLFIIIEDTISIGDWVVLDSGHAGTVESLTIRTLRLRDGKGFVHSVPFGQIKAVTNQSRQFAYAFFSFQFTYDSDVDSATSLIREAGQAISDDLLLKGKLQGPLEVFGLDRMDMNGIVITAQFRTSSGGQYAVSRAFNDRLKRLVDKSSDVRFAQTYPQLVMSPHNGNTPPVEEGAEQQPLTGKATLINKDGSETPV
- a CDS encoding sugar nucleotide-binding protein, which codes for MRMRLMLLGGGNALGQALIRLGAEEGIGFLAPRPPQDGWDAASLTQLLDDTRPDALINLAYYFDWFQAQSVSADRLDSQERSVERLSELCQHHNIVLVQPSSYRVFDGSRATAYSEKDEPVPLGSRGQALWRMEQSVRATCPQHVLLRFGWLLDDSVDGVLGRFLTLARSPEPLLMADDRRGNPTPVDDAARVIISVLKQLDCAAPLWGTYHYAGHEATTPLALGQAVLTEARLMHPLAIEAPTAQAHAAQADAAQEPQNAVLACKKILHTFGIKPRAWRAGLPNLLDRYYRHV
- a CDS encoding DEAD/DEAH box helicase — translated: MNLPHQPDPALSDFHPAVSAWFRESFPAVTPAQAQAWPLIKQRMSTLIAAPTGSGKTLTAFLAVIDDLVHQGLEQGGALPDQTFVVYVSPLKALSNDIQINLQNPLAGITRQLKSMGLPELRISTAVRTGDTIQKDRTAMRKTAPHILVTTPESLYVLLGSDSGRRMLSTTSTVIVDEIHAIAASKRGSHLALSLERLQALCSASLLRIGLSATQKPIERVSRFLVGSDPVERPCAIVDIGHARPRDLAIEVPPVALTAIMANDVWELVYDRLADLARNHRTTLIFVNTRRMAERMARHLSERLGKLAVAAHHGSLAKEQRLDAEQRLKRGDLQVLIATASLELGIDIGDVDLVCQIGSPRSIASFLQRVGRSGHQVGGTPKGRLFATSRDDLIECTALLDCVRRGELDTLLIPEAPLDVLAQQIIAEVSCQEWHEDALLEMFRRASPYAHVNEDHYQALLRMLAEGYTGRQGVRGAYLHRDAITRTLRGRRGSKLTAVTSGGTIPDNADYSVILEPQALNIGTVNEDFAVESLAGDVFQLGNNSYRILRIESGRVRVEDAQGMPPNIPFWMGEAPGRSAELSFAVARLQEHLGALMTEHPGELSRCTEWLMDTLGLDYASADQIVEYLARAHAVLGALPSQNTLVMERFFDESGGTQLVIHTPFGSRINRAWGLALRKRFCRTFNFELQAAASEDAIVLSLSTSHSFALEEVWRYLNANTAEHLLIQAVLDAPLFGVRWRWNAGVALALPRYTGGRKVAPQLQRMKSEDLIATVFPEQIACLENLVGEREVPDHPLVQQTLDDCLHEAMDAEGWLTLLRRMESGDVRLVSRDLPAPSPLAAEILSARPYAFLDDAPLEERRTQAVLNRRWSDQQSSDDLGALDAEAITAVEQEAWPQPQNPDEMHEALMTLGCISGTEARAQQGWMKWLEALAKSGRATRLQVTPEHALWIALERLSCLQALYPSAEMHPPLAALAGFDDQWTPDEAAVEIVRARLSGFGPLTLPAIGDPLAMPDNLVAQALASLESEGYVLRGRFSPGTVDDQWCERHLLSRIHRYTVKRLRREIEPVSLQDFMRFLFEWQHVSSSTQSQGRAALPEVLDQLEGFSAAAGSWDSDILPARLKDYSQSWLDDACRSGKWVWMRLTARSKVGAAALRSTPIVLLPRTQVSLWSGLTDQPAPTELSLRAQKVHDTLTEHGAMFFDELTAEARLLRTELENALQELVGAGLVNADSFAGLRALITPASKRSAHTSRRNRGAFIGGMDDAGRWALLRRSATPQVIDSKRAPPTDPATLEHIAMTLLRRYGVVFWRVLEREPDWLPSWRELLRTFHRLEARGVIRGGRFVSGLAGEQFALPEAIPVLREIRKTAPDGSLVSISGADPLNLAGTLLPGAKVPALVGNRLVYRDGIPAAAIIAGKPQYWLELDQLAMAQVRDRLLR